A single Cucumis melo cultivar AY chromosome 4, USDA_Cmelo_AY_1.0, whole genome shotgun sequence DNA region contains:
- the LOC103487148 gene encoding NDR1/HIN1-like protein 10: MGSTSLWCFLISIIVVIAISFGGSILILWLIFITNKIKFNVTDATLTQFNFTNNDTQLHYNLGVFFTIRNPNKQVGIYYDTIDATAMYKGQNFDTRLLTPFYQGSSTTSLLKGRFEGQQVVVIPNNTVSELKSEKLSGVYSIDVEFRLSLRLKFGLFKFIRVRPKVGCGFQVPLNFSGASSFQNAIGCDVDY; encoded by the coding sequence ATGGGAAGTACTTCTTTATGGTGTTTTCTAATATCCATCATTGTTGTGATCGCAATATCCTTTGGGGGCTCTATATTGATCTTATGGCTTATTTTCATAACcaacaaaatcaaattcaatgtaACCGATGCCACTCTCACCCAATTCAACTTCACCAACAATGACACTCAACTCCATTACAATCTTGGTGTCTTCTTCACCATTAGAAACCCTAATAAGCAAGTTGGAATCTACTATGACACCATTGATGCAACTGCAATGTATAAAGGTCAAAACTTCGACACCAGACTGCTAACCCCTTTTTACCAAGGCTCAAGCACTACAAGCTTACTTAAAGGACGATTTGAAGGGCAGCAGGTTGTGGTAATTCCCAACAACACGGTTTCTGAATTAAAGTCTGAGAAACTTTCTGGGGTTTATTCAATTGATGTCGAATTTCGTCTATCGTTGAGATTGAAATTTGGGCTTTTTAAATTCATTAGAGTTAGGCCTAAAGTAGGATGTGGTTTCCAAGTTCCATTGAATTTTAGTGGAGCTTCTTCTTTTCAGAATGCTATTGGTTGTGATGTtgattattga
- the LOC103487147 gene encoding NDR1/HIN1-like protein 10, whose protein sequence is MASLWCLLISVIVAFGASFGFTVLILWLVFITHKIKFNVTDATLTQFNFTNNDTQLQYNLGIYFTIRNPNERVGIYYDTIEATAMYKDQNFDTRLLTPFYQTPKTTSLLRGRFEGQRAVVIGNNKVSELKSEKLAGVYSVDVKFRLSLRLKFGIYKIVRVRPKVECRFQVPLNSSGTSSFPWFQEAIGCHVDY, encoded by the coding sequence ATGGCAAGTTTATGGTGTCTTTTAATATCCGTTATCGTTGCTTTTGGGGCATCTTTTGGGTTCACAGTATTGATCTTATGGCTTGTTTTCATAACCCACAAGATCAAATTCAATGTAACAGATGCCACTCTAACCCAATTCAACTTCACCAACAATGACACACAACTTCAATACAACCTTGGCATTTACTTCACCATTAGAAACCCTAACGAGCGAGTTGGAATCTATTATGACACCATTGAAGCAACTGCAATGTACAAAGATCAAAACTTTGACACAAGATTGCTAACTCCATTTTACCAAACCCCAAAGACAACGAGCTTACTTAGAGGACGATTTGAAGGGCAACGGGCTGTGGTAATCGGCAACAACAAGGTTTCTGAATTAAAATCTGAGAAACTTGCTGGAGTCTATTCAGTTGATGTCAAATTTCGTCTTTCGTTGAGGTTGAAATTTGGGATTTATAAAATTGTTAGAGTTAGGCCTAAAGTGGAATGTAGATTCCAAGTTCCATTGAATTCTAGTGGAacttcttcttttccttggtTTCAAGAGGCTATTGGTTGTCATGTTGATTATTGA
- the LOC103486669 gene encoding uncharacterized protein LOC103486669 — MDGGLNKIATPLILLFLLIFFFLLAQILYILYRRRRLQRLGGAEPNQKCFYLFWRNQSRIQPKEIPSISKIDGHSSEGAVVVVVETAEDELTKWQELCGPSRTLFTIKEEEEEREGIIECFEYNNPFPKLKTDEDTTPFHTPCASPPYLTPSSSPSRDFPADRGCPDDNMTTPFSAIQITTH; from the coding sequence ATGGACGGCGGCCTTAACAAGATCGCCACCCCACTCATCCTCCTCTTCCTTctcattttcttcttcctcctcgctCAGATTCTATACATTCTCTATCGCCGCCGGCGTCTTCAACGCCTCGGTGGTGCTGAACCCAACCAAAAGTGCTTCTACCTTTTTTGGAGGAACCAATCGCGGATCCAACCTAAAGAAATCCCCTCCATTTCTAAAATTGATGGTCATTCCTCCGAAGGggcggtggtggtggtggtggagaCAGCGGAAGACGAGTTGACGAAGTGGCAAGAACTGTGCGGACCGTCAAGAACGCTTTTCACTatcaaggaagaagaagaagaaagagaaggaataaTCGAATGTTTCGAGTATAATAATCCTTTTCCTAAACTCAAAACGGATGAAGATACAACGCCCTTCCATACTCCATGTGCTTCTCCTCCCTACCTCACCCCCTCCTCGTCCCCTTCTCGTGACTTTCCGGCAGATAGAGGTTGTCCCGACGACAATATGACGACGCCCTTTTCGGCTATTCAAATTACCACTCACTGA
- the LOC103486668 gene encoding protein SMAX1-LIKE 3, giving the protein MRTGGCTVQQALTCEALNVVKQAVILAKRRGHAQVTPLHVASTMLSPPTGLLRTACLQSHSHPLQCKALELCFNVALNRLPASNSTPPILTPSSHHHHHQSHPSISNALVAAFKRAQAHQRRGSIENQQQPLLAVKIELEQLIISILDDPSVSRVMKEARFSSTQVKTKVEQAISIDIACSTKSKHNTTTASNNNSEDNNNTTLLGGATTTSGRAREEDVVAVINELAEMKKRSLVVVGECVGNVECVVEAAIGRVEKKEVPECLKEVKFINLSISSFRDRSRIEVDEKVLELKSLIRSNYCIGKGVILYVGDIKWSIDYRENYYYHSSNQRRGYYCPVEHMIMELGKLVYGNYDQQIHQPKGGGVNVWIMGIATFQTYMRCKTGNPSLETLLAIHPLTIPTGSFRLSLITDSDIIQSQSLEEKKQEIVLDEEKELNCCGECSAKFEIEARSLQNYSNNNSESTTSSTPLPAWLQQYKNEQKAMGENDQTKCVTVRELYKKWNSICNSIHKINSNNNNSISCSEKSLSFSCILPNSSSSASGFSYDHHQHHNSNNHYDFLRNTQKEKLQDDHHGHFYEGNVEPKTLMVLSSNYNNNSNHGSTPSSGSSGSDVVLEGEYVSRFKELNSENFKRLCNALEKKVPWQKNVVGDIASAVLQCRSGMGRRKGKIGHGDFKEETWLLFQGNDLRGKEKVAEELARVIFGSATSNLVSITLSSFSSTRSGDSTEDNCRNKRSRDEQSCSYIERFAEAVSINPHRVFLVEDVEQADYSSQMGFKRAIEGGRITNSDGQQVSLADAIVILSCESFSARSRACSPPIKKQQENEQEQEQNKEEKEKDHEQKHEEEETAPCLALDLNISIDDDEDRTANDQSIDDVGLLDSVDRRIIFQIQEL; this is encoded by the exons ATGAGAACAGGTGGTTGCACAGTTCAACAAGCTCTTACTTGTGAAGCTTTAAATGTTGTAAAACAAGCTGTTATTTTAGCTAAACGTCGTGGCCATGCTCAAGTCACCCCTCTTCATGTTGCTAGCACTATGCTGTCTCCTCCTACTGGCCTTCTTCGTACTGCTTGTCTTCAATCTCATTCTCATCCCCTTCAATGTAAAGCTTTAGAACTTTGTTTTAATGTCGCTTTAAATCGTCTTCCTGCTTCTAATTCTACTCCTCCTATTTTAACCCCTTCATCTCATCACCACCACCATCAATCTCATCCTTCTATCTCTAATGCTCTTGTTGCTGCTTTCAAACGTGCTCAAGCTCATCAACGTCGTGGATCCATCGAAAACCAACAACAACCGCTTCTAGCCGTTAAAATCGAGTTAGAACAACTCATTATTTCCATTTTGGATGACCCTAGTGTTAGTCGTGTTATGAAAGAAGCTCGTTTCTCTAGTACACAAGTCAAAACTAAAGTAGAACAAGCTATTTCTATTGATATAGCTTGTTCTACTAAATCCAAACACAATACGACGACCGCGAGTAATAACAACAGCGAAGACAACAACAATACTACTCTTCTGGGTGGTGCGACGACAACGTCCGGTCGAGCAAGGGAGGAGGATGTTGTAGCGGTGATTAATGAGTTGGCGGAGATGAAGAAGAGGAGTTTAGTGGTTGTAGGGGAGTGTGTGGGAAATGTTGAATGTGTGGTGGAGGCAGCCATTGGGAGGGTTGAGAAAAAGGAAGTGCCTGAATGTTTGAAGGAAGTGAAGTTCATTAATCTTTCAATTTCATCATTTAGGGATAGGTCAAGAATTGAAGTGGATGAGAAAGTTTTGGAGCTAAAGAGTTTGATAAGGAGTAATTATTGTATAGGGAAAGGGGTGATTTTGTATGTTGGGGATATTAAATGGAGTATAGATTATAGAGAGAACTATTATTATCATTCAAGTAATCAAAGAAGAGGGTATTATTGTCCGGTGGAGCATATGATTATGGAATTAGGGAAATTAGTATATGGGAATTATGATCAACAAATTCATCAACCAAAAGGAGGAGGAGTTAATGTTTGGATAATGGGAATTGCAACATTCCAAACTTATATGAGATGCAAAACTGGAAATCCATCTCTAGAAACTTTATTGGCTATTCACCCTCTTACAATTCCAACAGGCAGCTTCAGGTTGAGTCTCATCACTGACAG tgacatTATTCAAAGTCAGTCCTTGGAGGAGAAAAAGCAAGAGATTGTATTAGATGAGGAAAAGGAGCTGAATTGTTGCGGTGAATGTTCAGCAAAGTTTGAGATAGAAGCAAGAAGCTTACAAaattattcaaataataatagtGAATCAACAACCTCTTCAACTCCTTTACCTGCATGGCTTCAACAATACAAAAATGAGCAGAAAGCAATGGGAGAAAATGACCAG ACGAAGTGTGTCACAGTCAGAGAGCTTTACAAAAAGTGGAACTCCATATGCAATTCAATCCACAAGATCAATTCAAATAACAACAATAGTATTTCTTGTTCTGAAAAAAGTTTATCATTCTCTTGTATTCTTCCAAATTCATCATCTTCAGCATCGGGGTTTTCGTAcgatcatcatcaacatcataATAGTAATAATCACTACGATTTTTTACGGAACACCCAAAAAGAGAAGCTTCAAGATGATCATCATGGCCATTTTTATGAGGGAAATGTGGAGCCAAAGACATTGATGGTTTTGAGTAGTAATTATAACAATAATAGTAATCATGGTTCGACACCGTCTTCGGGATCATCGGGAAGCGATGTTGTTTTGGAGGGTGAATATGTGAGTAGGTTCAAGGAGTTGAACTCTGAAAATTTCAAGAGGCTTTGCAATGCTTTGGAGAAGAAGGTGCCATGGCAGAAGAATGTGGTTGGTGATATTGCTAGTGCAGTACTTCAATGTAGGTCTGGGATGGGTAGGAGAAAAGGCAAGATTGGCCATGGAGATTTCAAGGAAGAAACTTGGTTGCTTTTTCAAG GCAATGACCTAAGAGGAAAAGAGAAGGTGGCAGAAGAGCTAGCTAGAGTAATATTTGGATCAGCAACATCAAATTTGGTATCCATAACATTAAGCAGCTTTTCGTCCACAAGATCCGGAGATTCAACGGAAGATAATTGTAGAAACAAAAGATCAAGGGATGAACAAAGTTGCAGCTACATAGAGCGATTTGCTGAGGCAGTTTCCATAAACCCCCACAGAGTATTTCTGGTTGAAGATGTTGAGCAAGCTGATTATTCTTCACAAATGGGTTTCAAAAGAGCAATAGAAGGAGGAAGAATCACAAACTCTGATGGCCAACAAGTTTCTTTAGCTGATGCCATTGTTATTCTTAGCTGTGAAAGCTTCAGTGCAAGATCAAGAGCTTGCTCTCCTCCTATCAAAAAACAACaagaaaatgaacaagaacaagaacaaaataaagaggagaaagaaaaagatcatgAACAAAaacatgaagaagaagaaacggCCCCTTGTTTGGCTTTGGATTTGAATATTTccattgatgatgatgaagatagAACTGCAAATGATCAATCAATTGATGATGTTGGCCTTCTTGATTCAGTTGATAGACGAATTATTTTCCAAATTCAAGAACTATGA